In Pirellulales bacterium, the genomic stretch TATCTTTTAAAGGCGGCGAATCCGGCACGACCGGACGAAGGGATCTCGCTTGCGTCTCTTCGCGCGAGGCGTGGCTCGAAGGCCGTCACGCAACCGCGCTCGGCGGAGGCGTATTTCCATCGCCCACCGGACGCGCAAAATCGGGCACCGGTCGAAGAACTCGAAGAAAAAATCGCGCCGCGCTGCTTCCCCAGTTCTTCCGCGAAACTTCGCTGGCTCTTGCTTCGCGGCCAAATTAGACTGACGGAGTTTGCCGTGGTGTCGTCGTGGTTCACAACCGTTTGAATGACCACAACAGCACGACGACACGACGAGTTTGATCGCGCCGAACAAGAATCCCAAGCGCGATGCGTGAGCGACGCGGGTCCTCATGGGTGCCTGGCAGTGGAGCGCGCGGCCTGGCCTCGGCAGATCGTGGTGTCCGCATCGGAGCGATTGATACGCCTATAGAGGGCAGGTACATGTTTCGCAGCGATCCGTGCAGTGCGCAGCCTGCCGACTTGTCCGCCTCGCTCGCGGCCGTTCGTGGCGGATCGAACTCGAAGCTCGGGCAACTGCTCGACGCCTATCGCGATTTCCTGCTCGTCGTCGCCACCGACGCACTCGATACCAACGTGCAGCCCAAGGTCGCCAGGTCCGATCTCGTGCAAGAAAGCCTCTTGCAGGCGGTGCGCGATTTCCCCAGGTTCCAGGGGACGACCGAGCCGGAGCTACGCGCCTGGCTTAAGCAGATCCTGCTCAACAACGTCTGCGACGCCCATCGACGATTTCAAAAGGCGGGCAAGCGAAACGTCTCGCGCGAGATTCCCCTCCGCGGGACCAACAGCTCGGCCGCGGGCGTTCTGCACCACCTGGCGGTCGAAGACCGCCCGCTGTCCAACCTGGCCGCACGCGAGGAACAAGCGCGCGTCGAGTCCTCCCTCGCCACGCTCGAGGCCGATCAACGCCAGGCCATCGAGTTACGAAGTTTGCAAGGTCTGCCCTTCGAAGAGGTGGGCAGAAGGATGAATCGCTCGACCGAGGCGGCGCGCAAGCTCTGGTCGCGCGCCGTCCAGAAACTCGCTCTCGACCTGGGACGGAAGTCCGACGATGAACGATCGAGCACATGACGATCCGATGACCGACCAACTGGTCGACTACCAGCAGCGCCTCGACGGCGGCCTGTCGTCGCGCACCGCTGCGAGCGACGACTCGTTGCCACCGGAACTGGCCCATCAACTTCACGCGGCTCAGAAATGTCTCGATCTGTTGCACGGCCTGCGGCAAGAGCGCGAGCGAGCCGCCCGCTCGGCGACGGGCGAAACGATGCCGCTGGGCGATACGACGTCCGGCGGGCGCGAGCTCGACGTGCAAATCCCGCGGCGGATCGGCCGCTTTCAGATTCGCTTGCGACTGGGCATGGGCGGATTCGGCATCGTGTATCGCGCCTTCGATCCGGAGACACGGCGCGAGGTCGCGCTCAAAGTTCCGCGTCCCGAGGCCCTGGCGAACCGTGAGCTGCTCGAACGGTTTTCGCAAGAGGCGCAGGCCGCGGCGCGGCTCGACCACGCGCACATCGTGACCGTTCACGAGAGCGGCTACTCCGGCGCCATCCCGATCATTGTCTCGGCATTCTACGATGCGCCGACGATGTCCGCGTGGATGGACCTGCGGCCGGGACCGGTCGAAGCGCGGACCGCCGCCGCCACGGTGGCGGCCCTGGCCGATGCCGTGCAACATGCGCACCAGCGCGGCGTGCTGCACCGCGACATCAAGCCCAGCAACGTCCTGATGGTGCCGTCGACGGAAGACGATCGAGGCGAAACGTCGTCCGAGTTAGAGCACGTGCCCAAACTGATGGACTTCGGCCTGGCCAAGGTGACCGATGCCACGCTCGATCTGACGCACACCGGTGCGATGCTGGGCACGCTCATGTATATGCCTCCCGAGCAGGCAGCGGGCAATCTCGCCGAGATCGGTCCGCGCTCCGATGTCTATGGCTTGGGCGTGTTGCTGTACGAAATACTTACCGATCGCGCCCCCTTCCACGGCACAACCCAGGTCGAGACCTTGCGACGAGTGATGCACGAGGCGCCGGCGCCGCTCCGCGCGCTGCGCCGCGACGTGCCGCGCGATCTGGAGACAATCTGCCTGAAGTGCCTGGAGAAGGAGCCGGCCCGGCGCTACGCCAGCGCGCGAGCGTTAACGGCCGACCTGCGGCGCTTCTTGGCGGGTGAGCCGATCCAGGCGCGTCCGGCCACGCCGGCCGAACGTGCCGCCAAGTGGTGTCGCCGCAATCCTCAATGGGCCAGCCTGTTCGCCGTGGTCCTCCTGGGCGTCACCGCTTTGCTGGGTTTTTTGACCTACTCGAACGCTCGGATCTCTCTCGCGCTGACAATCGAGCGCGCCACGCGCCACGAGCTAAACGCGCAGCTCTATGCCGCCGATGTACGGCGCGCGGGAGAGGCGTTCGCGGCTCACAATCCCCAGCAGGCGATCGATCTGCTGGCGAAATACGAGCAGCCCGAGGAAGGTTACGACCTGCGCGAGTTCGCCTGGCATTACTCGCGGAGTCGCGTCCATGTGCGCGAGGCATTTCTTCCCAAACACCCGGCGGATGTGTACCGCCTGCTGTTCTCGCCAAGCGGGAAATGGATCTTCACCGCCTGCGCCGACGGCAAGGTGCGCATCTGGCGCGGCGGCGACCGGCAGTTGGAACGTCTGCTCGACTGCGGCAGCGAAGTCAACGAAGTCGCGCTCTCGCCCGACGAGCAATGGCTCGCCGCTGGCTGCGACGACGGCCTCGTGCGAGTCTGGAACACCAACAACTGGCAACTGCACAGCATGTTGGAAACCAGTGGAGCCGCCTGGCTCGATCTTGCCTGGTACGACCAGATCTTCAGTCTTGCCACGCAGCCTGACGGAAAGGTTTTAGCGGCAGGATTCTTTGTACGGCGCGGTCATCCCTACGGGGCAGTAGTGCTTCGCTTCAATCCGGATGGTACCCGGGATGAGGACTTTGAGTACAAGACCTACGAACCGGCTGAGCCGGGATTCCATCGGGATTTTGGTCGCATCGTCCTCTGTCAGCCGGACGGAAGATTCATCCTGGTCGGAGACACCTACTTCGATCGAAATCCGGCCGGCCCCGAGCAAATGAGCACGCGATTCATCCTGGTGCGCTTTCTTCCCGACGGTACACCGGATCCCGCCTTTCAAGGCGGTATTCACGAAGCTGGCACTGGTCGCCGGCACGAACACCTGCGGGCAGCGTGCCTACAACCAGACGGCAAGATCGTCACCGTGGGCTATGCCGCCGACGAGAAGGATGAGAGGAACACGACCGCGCCGATTCTAGTGCGGTACGACGCCTCCGGCGTCCTGGAACCGGATTTTGGGACGGGATCGGGCTCGGTCGACAATTCAGCCGTCTCTCATCTCGATAGCGCCTATGCCATCGTCCTGCAAGAGGATGGCAAGATCGTCGTCGCCGGCGAGACGCAACAAGAAGGAAAAACGCGTCTCGCGCTCGTTCGATGCCATGCCGATGGCACGCGCGATGCCAGTTTTGGCCAGGATGGCATGGCTGTGTTGAGCGTCGGAGATGCCAACCTGGTGGCACGGAGGATAGCGCTACAGAGCGACGGAAGAATCGTCGTGGGGGCTGATTTTCTCCCACATTATCAAATCGCCATCTTGCGAGTTCACCAGGACGGGTGCCTGGATGACACGTTCGGAGAAGGAGGTCTCTCCACGCTGGCGGTTTTTGGCGATGATGCTGAGACTCTACCTTTGGCCATTCAGCCCGACCAGAAGATTGTCGTCGCGGGAGCGAGCGCGCCAGGGCCACCCAATCTCGCTGCTCTGGTCCGTCTACAAGAGAATGGCGCTTTGGACGCCAGCTTTGGCACGGCCGGAACGGTTCTCGCCGCGATGGGGCATTCCTACGAGTTGTGGCGAGATGTCCTGATTCAATCGGATGGAAAGATCCTCGCTGGCGGGACTGCGACCGATGGCAATCTCTCCCGCGGCGAGATCGACTTTGTCCTCGCCAGATTCCAGACCAACGGAACGCTCGATCAAACCTGGAACGCGGACAGCGTCGTGGGCCTGCAATTCTCTCCCGATTCCACTTCGCTTTACGCGGCCGGCGACCATGCGGTGAGCTGCTGGAATGTTGAGCATGGCGTAAAAACGGGAGCTTGGCGGCCTGCAACAAAAGAAGAACTGAGCAGCATGTCTCTTTCCTCGGATGGAAAGTGTCTCGGGATTGCTACTCGTAAGAGAGGCTATATCTGGAGCCTTCCAGATTCCCCAGAGGGAGAAACACACACGAAGCTCGCCGCATCCGCGATTGCACTATTGCCTGGTCGCGACGAAATCGTCGTCGGGTACGAGCACGGCAGAATCGATTGCTACGACAACCTAGAGATGATGAACGCAACGGACTTGGAGGTTCCCCACCCGGGGCGCGTGCAGGCGTTGCGTGCCACGAGCGACGGAAGATACCTCACCTCGACGTCACAGGCCGGCGGCGCGCATATCTTGCGCACCGACAACTGGCAGCGAATCGCGGCCATCAGCAACCCCTCGGGAAGAATCTGGGACGTACACTATCTGCCGGAACCAAACCAGGCCATCATCACCGACGTGCAAGGGAACGTCGATCTCGTGCGGATCAAAGCGTCGAATCACCCCATGCGCACCGACGGTGGTGTCGAAATCCATCGCACTGCCGCAGCGATAACCGCCGCTGACTTATCAGTCGATGGAAGTCTCCTGGCGTGCGGAGAACGGGATGGACGAACGACCGTCCTCTCGCTCGCGTCAGGCGAGGTGATGTTCGATTGCGTAGGACATCCGCAACCGGTGCAGCGCATCGCCTTCGACAAGAGCAACCGTCAGATCCACGTCGTTTATTATGATGGCCGGCTGGCGACGTTGGACATCGCCACGAGTAAGGAACTCTCACACCTGGAAATGGGTCGTAAGATCCATCGGGCGGCATTCTCACCAGAGACCGACCAGGTGGCGCTCGCCTTCGACGACGCGTACGAGACAATCGTGATGCGTTGGGATTCCAAGGCAGAGCGGCGCCGTTTCACGAGCCAGAACAGTGTTTCGCGTCTGGAGTTCAGCCACGACGGCAAGGCTTTGCTGCTGTGCTGCGCGTCTGACTTGGAGATCGGGGATCTGACGACGGGGCAGCTTGTTCGCAAACCTGGCAAGTCGGCGGAATCGTGCTCGGATCTGGCCGAACTTCCTCTCCGTGGCAAACTCCTTGTCGCCGAGGGACTGCGCGGAGTGGCGATCCGAGACTATCCGTCGCTCGAGCTAACAAGTCGACTCGTTTCGCACGCTTCTGGGATTGTTTATGTCGCCGTCACCCCCAACGAGCGCAACGCCGCCACGTTGAGTGAAGACGGCATGCTTACCGTCTGGGATCTCCGCACCGAGCAGCCGGTGTTGTCGTTCCTCGAATGCATCCGCGGGGTAGCTACCCCCAGCCTGATGTTCACCCCCGATGGAACAAAACTGGTAGCGGTGCTAAGTGCGCTGCCGAGCAGCCAAATCATCGTCTGGGCGACAGCAGATTCACCGTAACGCCGCCCATCCCACGGATGTGCATTCTGGCCTGCTCGGTCCGGCAGGTGATGCAGTTGGCGCGGGCAAGGGGCGGTGTGCCCTCCTTTGAATTACTGGAACTCTTTAGCGGCCTGAAGTTGTTTCAGGGCGCTAAAGAGTTACCAGGCGCTAAACTCTTGTGAGTCCAGCCAAGCGGCTTCTGCCTCTAATTCATCCGGCGAGTGTTTCGCATGATCAACGCTCGCCTTTACCTAGCGTTTGAGCGAATTCCGGAATCCAAACACAATTTGACAAGGGTTAGCCGGGGGTTGCTGACCTTTGGCGACGTGCCGCCTTCGATCCGGCTCTATGCGGGACTGACTGGGCGTAGAGCACTCGCCGCCCAGAGATCGGCAAGCAATCCTTCGATCGCCGACTCTTCTTCCACGCTGACTCCGGCACGCCGTATGGAGTCGGATAGCGTCCAATCCCACCCAGCTTCCGCTTCTGGAGGACGTAGTTTTCGGTGATGGTTGCTGCGAATGCAGTGCGACGTCGTGGTAAACCTCCATGGCTCGAAGCCAAATGCTGCGTAAAGCTTGTTGGCAATGCGAATTCCACCCCAGTCAAAATCTCCGTGGTAGGCTAGTTGGAATTCCCTGCCACAGAGCTGTTCGAGCAGCAACCAGCACGCGAGCGACGGGTGTCTTTCGACGCAAACCATTGGCGGGCAGTTGGCACCAATGCGATTCGCAGCCTCGGCAAGGATGCTGGGATTCTCGCAAACATAAATGCGCGAATCATGAGCATTGGACGGTAATCCGAATGTCGGTGGATGCAGCCGCAGATGTCGGAACGTCAGGCGAGCGGGCATGCCGCAACGCCTGTGGTCCTGCAACAAGCGATCCGATAATGAATCGCCCGTCGCGGGCAGATTCAGCGTGAGCACAGTGGATGACAATTCATCGGTCACGATACCAACGCTCTCCCAAATATGTCGCCGCTTCATCGCGTTCTTCTCTGGTGTGCCCTGCACCGATTGCTTTGCAAGCAACTTCAGCAAGATTGGCCCTGTAAATCTTTTTGTGTCAGGGCAGTTGGGAACGTTAGTTGCTTGAGGGTTTTGGCATTCGGTCTTCGAATAGGATGGCGAAGTGGTTGAGGGCCGATTTCCAGTGGTGGATCGGCATGGTCCACTTGCGGCAACGCTCAGCAGCCGCCTCATCACCAAGTCAAAATTCACTTACCACGTCCCCTTGGTCGGCCCTTGCGCAACGCCATTTGAGACGCTGCCGGACATGGCGTTGATCGTCGATCAAGTGAGTCGTTTTCTCACCTGATGCCCGCACCAAAAATCGGCCTCTACCCGCACCAAACAGTGTCCGTTCATGCGTTCTTTTTGCCCATTTTGACACAGTTCGGTCTACTATCGGGTAGTATCGTAGTATCCACAAGTGATTGCCGCGTCGAAACTTATGGTTGACAAATGCCTAGAATAAGGCATAGTTGAATCAAGCTCAGTAAGCACGCCCGGCTGGAATCGAACCAGCAACCTGCGGATTAGAAGTTGCGGCCAGGCGACGTATCTAAAGCCACAACTGCAATGACTTTGCGTTGTCACATCGCAACGCATCCGGCTTCCACACGTCACACATTTTACCGGGGTTTTTCATCGTTTCCAGAGTTTCTGTGACAGAATCTGTGACGGTGATAGCCAGACCATGGTCGGGCCAACGACACACCATTCGGGAGTGCCAAGCGTATTGGCCCAACGTGATCCCACGCTGGCGCATGCACACCGACCAACTGCGCCACGCCCAGAGCTAGTGACTTCAGATGAATGGTTGAGGTCTGGAGGGGTGTTACATACACGGTGATGTTGCGGACTTCACGATCAAAATCTGCGTCAAACTAGAAGGATGAGCCGATCAACGGCTAGCAGTCGTCCATTTTACGCCGCAAAGCATCCCGCGTATCCGCTTGCCAAGTTTAGGGTCAGCAGCCGCAATATGCGCAGCGCGCCCCGATAATCTCATCCGCATTCCGCGTGTCGATATGCCCTCGCTATCCGCGAGGAAGTCCACCCCATGCCCCAGGCACACACGGATATCACTTTTCAACGTAGCGACGAATTCAGCTGTCGGTCGCAGTTTCTGGTTGACGACCAATCCAGTGACCACTTGTCGTTCGCTGGCAGGCATGAAACGAACCTTGTGTTCGGCAATCTCATATTCAGCGGCGTGGATGCGGTCGATGAGCGGACCTTTCAGCTCCCGGAAATCCACATTGCCGGATAACGCGATGTCGTCGACATAACGACTAAAAGATAGATTTCGACTTCGGCACAAGGCAATGACCGCCTTATCCACGGGAACGAACGCTAGATTCGCCAACAGACTACTGGTCGGTGCGCCCTGAGGCAGACCCTCGGCCAGCATTGTGATCGCAAGCGCATCCGTAAGAGCTTCGTCAACAATTCCAGCCATCTCGAAAATCGGTTGCACGAATTTCTGCTGAGTCGACGGGAAGAAGTTCTTTACGTCGAGCGTTGCGACCATCTTCCTGCCCAGGTGACTCCTGGCGTGCGTGAGAATTGACCGCTTTGGTACTCCACCGTGAAGGTACGGTGGCACTTGTAGGCGGGAATAGAGCAAACGCAACAACGCCCTTTGAACGCGGCGCAGTGGTTTCTTCGGGGGTTGAATGATGCGATTACCGCCAGAGGGTTTGGGTACAGTGAATTGGCTGTACCACCTCGCCGGTTCAGCGACAAACTCTCCGATTACGACTGGCGAGACATTGAGCGTCCTTGCCAACCGCTCACGCGTAGAAATCGGCGGTGGCCAGTCATTCTGCTGCATCGTATGCTGCGACAGCATGTTCATCTTCGCACAACCGACGCACGATCAACTTTGCCATTTCGCAGATTCGACGATCGTCTTCATTTAAGCCCTTGGGCAAATCTACGGCATCCCAGACAATCGCCTCCTCAGGCACTCCCAGTGCCTCCGCAATTCGTTGCAGCACTGCGAGGCTTGGACGCCGCCTGCCATTCTCGACGAGACTCAGAAACGACGGTGTAAGCTCGGCGCTCGCGGCCAAGTCTTGCTGTGATATGCCACGGTCAGCCCGAAGCTTTCTGATCGATTTGCCTATGTGAATCATCGATTGATGCTGTGTTCAAAATAGGGGGAGAAGAAGTTATTCGTTCCCATCTTCGACAAACAAATCGCGCGTCAACTCACCCAACCATCGCTGGGTCATCGCCGCGCAGCGGAGAATCTCCACTACGACCTCGATCGGCAAGTAAACGACTCCGCCGTGGGCGGCCCGCCTGGCCATTTCGAGACTTCCGTGAACGTCCTCCAATTGCTGCCGTTGTCGGCCGCTGAGATCCTTCAACACACGGGTCGCGTTTAGCGATTCCAGCATGTCGTCAACCTCGGCAACCTTGAGCGCAATCGCTCGGAGCTGTTTCGATGCACGCATGGTGCACCTCCTTTCGACCCTAACTGGGCCAACAAACATCAGAGAACCACCGCTAGAGCAACATGCCCGAGATCGGCGTCCTCCCCTTGTTGGTGCAAAACAACGCATCGTCGAGATACGCAATTGCAGTCTGCCGAGCAGTGTCCGATGTAGTCGTCCGTGAGTCAGGTCATGGCTGATTGCTCACCGTCGCTCGCGCCCACCAACATGGTCGACACGACAAAGAGTGATTCGCACAGCCGCTAGCCGAGCGTCACGCGTAATATGACGTCCCAGTAGCAGGGGCGCCGCTGACGCAGACCACCTCGTGGCACGGCGTAGGCAGGGAAGTGCTTCCGCCCAAATGGGCTTTCACACGGCGGGAAAGGAGGTTCCGCGAAACAGCTCAGTTGCCAAAGAGCACCGGCCCTTGCCGGTTGACAATACGATAAAGAATTCAATGTCTGTGTCAAGTGGGCTCGCGGCAGTTTTTGCGGATGGATCGCAAAGTCCGATGATATATGCCTTTACGGGCCCTAGCGTAGTAAGAGTATCCAGTACGGTCGGACATCGATCGCAATCGCGGAAGTTTGCATCTTCCGACGAAGCTCCAACTTCTGTAACGTGCGATCCCTTCCGACCACTGCACTTTCGGCTTAAACACTGCCGGCATGGAAGGTTTTCACCTCGCGCGAGCTGCCGGCCGTTCGGCATATCGAAATCCTAAGGGAGCACTGGCAACAGTTCATCAAAAAACTGCTCCAGTGTATCCACGGCCCTCGGGCAATACTCCTTGGAGAGCGTGAAGTGCCCAAAATCATTGACTTCGATCGGGTCAGTGGCTTTCACTGCCTCTTCAAACTTTTTCCGGGGCTTCGAATTCCTGTCCGCATATTCGGGCACCTGGGAGTCGCTATGCACAATCAGGTTCCGAATATCGCGATAAAACTTGAATCGTCTCCAAGGGGCTCCATCCGTCGGAAGCAAGATTTTGGCTTCCTCTTTCAAGTATTTCTTCGCCGTTCCGACATCCAGACGCTTCGCCCGCCGCACGCTGACTTTTAGCGAGAGAATCTTCTCGCAGCGATCGCAAAGGCTGATCAGCGTGTGCTCGAAATATCCGTAGATCCCGACCAATGCCATGTGGCGGCCGAATCGCGGGAAATCGTCTCGCAGCGAAAAGCCCTTGTCCGCGTGGAACTGGTAAAAGTCGTCTCGCTCATCCTCCGTCATGCCGTTGACCTGCTCTGCAGCCCATGCGTCGAAATCGTTGAAGGCGTCCTCAAACGCTTTCTCCGACGTCTCCACATAGCCGCGCAACTTGTTCGTTTGCAGTTTTGCCCAAACATCCAAGTACCTCAAAATGTTCTTCGCCATTGCCCACGGCTCCTTTCTGCTGAAGCGGGCAATTATATCGTTTGACGCTGACTTGCCCTAAGGGCAGAAGAGCTGCCTTTCGAACTCACACTTACAGTCGAAGTGCGGCTTGCAGGCGAAGGGCCTGTTGTTCCAGCTGATGCAGTACGTAAGTAAAGAAATAGCCCCGAGGGCAAGACTCTCGCCCAGCCCTCGGGGCTTCGCTACAACACGTTCACGATCCGATCCGTCAGGCCCTTCTCGCCCAACACGACGTTGAGCTTGCTGTTGGCGGCGACCTTTTCCAGCACCTCCAGCTCGCGGAGGCGCATCAGGGTCGGGTTGTCGGCCAGCAGCTTGGCGGTGTTGGCCTGGCTGCGGATGGCGGCCGTCTCCTCGCGGCGAGCGATGAGGTTGGCCTCAGCAGCCTTCTTGGCCTCCGTGACACGGTTCATCAGATCCTTCATCTCGCCCGGCAGAATGATGTCGCGGATACCCACGGCAATCAGCTCCACGCCCAACGTCTTGGCACGCGCACGCACCGTGTCGGCCAGTTCGCTCGCCACGCCGTCCTTCTCCATCAGGAACGTGTCGAGCTCACGGGCACCCACCACGGCACGCAGCGCCAACTGCGCCTCGCGGTACAGTGCCTGCCGCACGTCGTCGACCGTGCTCACGGCCGTCCGGGCATCGGCGACGCGATACGTGACGATGGCATTCATCCGCAGCGTCACCTTATCGGCCGTCATGATGTCCTGGCCGGCAACGTCGAACATGGCTTCGCGCAGGTCCTCCTGGACGAACTTGACCTGGGCCATGTTCTTCCAGAATGCGTAGCGGCCCGGTGGCAACGTCTCAACGAAGTCACCGTCGATGAACAGCACGCCAACATTGTGCGCCTGCACCGTCGCCAGCTCCAGCACGCGCTCGACCAGCGGCGACTGCACAATGACCTTCAGGTCCGGGTGCTCGAACCGCACCTTTCGGGCGTCGACCACCTCGACCTTTACGTCACGCAGAGCCGTCCAGTAGGCGTACAGGCCTGGCGGCAGGATGTGGCTGAAGCGACCATCGATCCAGACCAAAGCCCGTTCGTAGTCCTTCAGGTCCAACACCACCGCGCGCTCCTTGAGCGCACCCGAGCGCGAAATCACGTCGAGCTTCTCGTGTGCCAGCCACGGCGCGCGCTGCGAGACGATTTCGACCTTGACCTTGCCCAGCGGGTCGACGAACCAGTGGCGACCAGCGCGCAGCAAGCCACGGAACTCGCCGTCTCGGAAGTACAGGCCCATTTCATAGCTGCGAATCTTGATGGTCTTGATGATGAAGATGTTCATTGGCGTTACCTCCTCTCGGTTCATGAACGTATAGGACGTTCGAGCCACCGAGTTAGTTCACAAATAAAATGCCGTTGGGGGCGAAGCGAAACGTCGGTCCCACATCCGTATGCGGAGTGCGCTTGAGCCTGTGCTATCCGAGGCGTTGATTTCGCTTTGCCGAACGCGTTGCGTGAGCCGACGCTCACGCGCGGCGATCGACGTCGGTTTGTCGTTGCCAAGGACTCGCACAAGCGGTATCCGCGCACTGCAAGGCACCGTCTTGTGTTGCCGCCGGCATGTGGCACGTCGCAACGCTCTCGCGCTGCGCGCTCCACAATGCCAACGGCAGACCTACGCTTGCCCGCCCCCTCGGGCGTTTGGTGACGCTTTCGCGCCGGAGCGGCTCTTGTTCAGAACCGCGCTTGGTACGGGAGTCGAACCCGTGACAGCCAGATGCAAAGTCTGGTGCTCTATCCACTGAGCTAACCATCTGTTGGTTGTGGTAAACACAGCCTTCTGCAGAACCCATTCACGGAACGCACCTCGCCAACTACATATTGGGTTGACGCGGGCGAAGTGCGCCGCTGGAACTGGCCGAATCAACCTCGCTTGAATCTCCTTTCTGATCACGTTCAAAAGACGCTGGCGGGAGTCGAACCCGCTTGAAACTGCTTTGCAGGCAGTTGCCATGCCGTCTGGCTTCAGCGTCAATCAGTGTCCTTGCCAGGAATTGAACCTGGTCCTCGACCTTCGCAGGGTCGTATGCGAATCCGGCACACCCCAAGGACGTTTTCGTTTCAGTGCCTCGCCGAGGAATTGAACCTCGTCTTGCAGTTTCGAACACTGCCGTGCTCATCCGGCACACCCGCAAGGCGCTTTGCTTCTCCAATATCCCGACCTGGATTCGAACCAGGGCCCGGACCTTCGGAGGGTCCGATGCAATCCGCTACACCATCGGGATGCACATTCTCAAAGAGCCGACGACTGGATTCGCACCAGCATCAACCTGTTTACAAGACAGGCGCCTTTCTGTTTCGAGCCACGTCGGCAAGCACGAGCGCGAGGAGTCGAACCCCGTCCGCCAGCTTTGGAGACTGACTGCTCTCCCAGGAGCACACTCGTGTAAGGCCCACGGGAACAAGCCCCGTGGGCGATCAACTTCACTACTTCTCCAGCGGAACGTTCCAGTACGTCTCGCTGATGAACTTCGACCAGCTTTCGATCCGCACGCTGTCGCGGGCGTAGATCGGCTTCCATGTCGGCCGGACCGGCGCCTTGCGGAGCCGCATGCCGGCCTGGTGCGGCGTGCGGTCGGCCTTGCGCTTGTTGCAGCCGATGCACGCCAACACGCAGTTCTCCCAGGTCGAGGTGCCACCCTGCGACCGCGGAATCACGTGGTCGATCGTCAACTCTTCGCCTCCCGGCTGGCAGCCGCAGTACTGGCAGGCCCAATGGTCCCGCTTGAATACGTTGCGGCGGCTGAAGCTCACGGCCGCCGTCGGCAACCGGTCGTACTCTGCCAGCACGATCACCTCGGGCACGCGCAGCCGCAGCCGCACGGCCTGGATGAACTGCTCGCCGTCGCGCGGGCGCAGCTCCGACCAATCAGCCCAGGTGTAGAGCCGGTAATCCGTCGGGTCCACCACGCGAGCCGACTCGTTCCACAACAGCACCAGCGCCCGCGCCACCGTGGCCACGTTCACCGGCTGCCAGTTGCGGTTGAGCACCAGCGTCGGATGTTCAAGTACCTTTGCGACCACGATCCACTTCCTTTCAGGGTGTCCGAGCGGAGTTGAACCGCCACCTTCTGGTTCACAGCCAGACGTGCAGAAACCGCTACACCACGGACGCCATATATATATTGTCAAAACTCGAAAATACCCCGACCAGGATTCGAACCCGGAATGCCTTGTTAGAAGCAAGGAGTGATAGTCCGTTTCACCATCGAGGCGAGCAACCG encodes the following:
- a CDS encoding sigma-70 family RNA polymerase sigma factor — its product is MFRSDPCSAQPADLSASLAAVRGGSNSKLGQLLDAYRDFLLVVATDALDTNVQPKVARSDLVQESLLQAVRDFPRFQGTTEPELRAWLKQILLNNVCDAHRRFQKAGKRNVSREIPLRGTNSSAAGVLHHLAVEDRPLSNLAAREEQARVESSLATLEADQRQAIELRSLQGLPFEEVGRRMNRSTEAARKLWSRAVQKLALDLGRKSDDERSST
- a CDS encoding protein kinase; its protein translation is MNDRAHDDPMTDQLVDYQQRLDGGLSSRTAASDDSLPPELAHQLHAAQKCLDLLHGLRQERERAARSATGETMPLGDTTSGGRELDVQIPRRIGRFQIRLRLGMGGFGIVYRAFDPETRREVALKVPRPEALANRELLERFSQEAQAAARLDHAHIVTVHESGYSGAIPIIVSAFYDAPTMSAWMDLRPGPVEARTAAATVAALADAVQHAHQRGVLHRDIKPSNVLMVPSTEDDRGETSSELEHVPKLMDFGLAKVTDATLDLTHTGAMLGTLMYMPPEQAAGNLAEIGPRSDVYGLGVLLYEILTDRAPFHGTTQVETLRRVMHEAPAPLRALRRDVPRDLETICLKCLEKEPARRYASARALTADLRRFLAGEPIQARPATPAERAAKWCRRNPQWASLFAVVLLGVTALLGFLTYSNARISLALTIERATRHELNAQLYAADVRRAGEAFAAHNPQQAIDLLAKYEQPEEGYDLREFAWHYSRSRVHVREAFLPKHPADVYRLLFSPSGKWIFTACADGKVRIWRGGDRQLERLLDCGSEVNEVALSPDEQWLAAGCDDGLVRVWNTNNWQLHSMLETSGAAWLDLAWYDQIFSLATQPDGKVLAAGFFVRRGHPYGAVVLRFNPDGTRDEDFEYKTYEPAEPGFHRDFGRIVLCQPDGRFILVGDTYFDRNPAGPEQMSTRFILVRFLPDGTPDPAFQGGIHEAGTGRRHEHLRAACLQPDGKIVTVGYAADEKDERNTTAPILVRYDASGVLEPDFGTGSGSVDNSAVSHLDSAYAIVLQEDGKIVVAGETQQEGKTRLALVRCHADGTRDASFGQDGMAVLSVGDANLVARRIALQSDGRIVVGADFLPHYQIAILRVHQDGCLDDTFGEGGLSTLAVFGDDAETLPLAIQPDQKIVVAGASAPGPPNLAALVRLQENGALDASFGTAGTVLAAMGHSYELWRDVLIQSDGKILAGGTATDGNLSRGEIDFVLARFQTNGTLDQTWNADSVVGLQFSPDSTSLYAAGDHAVSCWNVEHGVKTGAWRPATKEELSSMSLSSDGKCLGIATRKRGYIWSLPDSPEGETHTKLAASAIALLPGRDEIVVGYEHGRIDCYDNLEMMNATDLEVPHPGRVQALRATSDGRYLTSTSQAGGAHILRTDNWQRIAAISNPSGRIWDVHYLPEPNQAIITDVQGNVDLVRIKASNHPMRTDGGVEIHRTAAAITAADLSVDGSLLACGERDGRTTVLSLASGEVMFDCVGHPQPVQRIAFDKSNRQIHVVYYDGRLATLDIATSKELSHLEMGRKIHRAAFSPETDQVALAFDDAYETIVMRWDSKAERRRFTSQNSVSRLEFSHDGKALLLCCASDLEIGDLTTGQLVRKPGKSAESCSDLAELPLRGKLLVAEGLRGVAIRDYPSLELTSRLVSHASGIVYVAVTPNERNAATLSEDGMLTVWDLRTEQPVLSFLECIRGVATPSLMFTPDGTKLVAVLSALPSSQIIVWATADSP
- a CDS encoding DUF2399 domain-containing protein, which translates into the protein MLKLLAKQSVQGTPEKNAMKRRHIWESVGIVTDELSSTVLTLNLPATGDSLSDRLLQDHRRCGMPARLTFRHLRLHPPTFGLPSNAHDSRIYVCENPSILAEAANRIGANCPPMVCVERHPSLACWLLLEQLCGREFQLAYHGDFDWGGIRIANKLYAAFGFEPWRFTTTSHCIRSNHHRKLRPPEAEAGWDWTLSDSIRRAGVSVEEESAIEGLLADLWAASALRPVSPA
- a CDS encoding RNA-directed DNA polymerase, which gives rise to MNMLSQHTMQQNDWPPPISTRERLARTLNVSPVVIGEFVAEPARWYSQFTVPKPSGGNRIIQPPKKPLRRVQRALLRLLYSRLQVPPYLHGGVPKRSILTHARSHLGRKMVATLDVKNFFPSTQQKFVQPIFEMAGIVDEALTDALAITMLAEGLPQGAPTSSLLANLAFVPVDKAVIALCRSRNLSFSRYVDDIALSGNVDFRELKGPLIDRIHAAEYEIAEHKVRFMPASERQVVTGLVVNQKLRPTAEFVATLKSDIRVCLGHGVDFLADSEGISTRGMRMRLSGRAAHIAAADPKLGKRIRGMLCGVKWTTASR